In one Poecilia reticulata strain Guanapo linkage group LG8, Guppy_female_1.0+MT, whole genome shotgun sequence genomic region, the following are encoded:
- the LOC103469273 gene encoding rano class II histocompatibility antigen, A beta chain-like isoform X2 produces MNAYNFLFALFVCLGNPVFSEEDFYQVKACCSFNGPNFDRIEYIITSSFNKQRMMEYNSTRGNWIGFTNYSIVASWFWNEDXFDHPXREMEMILMCYBNINYIQAIRNLSTTPSMRLKSVKQPNGRHPAMLVCSAYNFYPKQIKIXWLRNDQEVTEGVSNTDVIPDGKLYYQFHSYLEYKPTPGEKISCMVEHFTLSEPRIIVWNDFLPEGEKSKIILGLCGLILGLVIFSSGFIYYKKKCAXYNSVHYSEEM; encoded by the exons ATGAACGCTTacaattttctgtttgctttgtttgtatGTCTTGGAAATCCAG ttttttcAGAGGAAGATTTTTACCAAGTCAAAGCATGTTGTTCATTCAATGGTCCAAACTTTGACAGGATTGAATAC ATAATTACATCTAGTTTTAACAAGCAAAGAATGATGGAGTACAACAGTACAAGAGGAAAYTGGATTGGATTTACAAATTATTCAATTGTGGCTTCATGGTTCTGGAACGAAGACYSTTTCGACCACCCTRMAAGAGAAATGGAAATGATTCTAATGTGTTACRACAATATCAATTATATTCAAGCCATCA GAAACCTGTCAACAACACCCTCCATGAGGTTAAAATCAGTGAAACAGCCAAACGGTCGACATCCAGCCATGCTTGTGTGCAGTGCCTATAACTTTTacccaaaacaaattaaaataaMCTGGCTGCGAAATGACCAAGAAGTGACAGAAGGGGTCAGTAAYACAGATGTCATCCCAGATGGCAAATTGTACTACCAGTTTCATTCTTATCTTGAGTACAAACCGACTCCAGGAGAAAAAATCAGCTGCATGGTTGAACACTTCACCTTGTCAGAGCCAAGGATCATTGTTTGga ACGACTTCCTTCCAGAAGGAGAAAAATCTAAGATTATTCTTGGACTGTGTGGACTAATCCTTGGTTTGGTTATCTTTAGCTCTGGATTTATTTACTACAAGAAGAAATGTGCTRTATATAACTCTGTCCACTACAGTGAGGAGATGTAA